The Megalops cyprinoides isolate fMegCyp1 chromosome 10, fMegCyp1.pri, whole genome shotgun sequence genome window below encodes:
- the LOC118784061 gene encoding interferon-inducible GTPase 5-like isoform X2 — protein sequence MDDDWVDINDEEVKEIREALENQTLASAAAKIQNYCEQLDHVELNIAVTGESGSGKSSFVNALRGLGDEEENSAPTGVVETTMEPTAYHHPKYPNVKVWDLPGIGTPNFKADEYLQQVGFNRYDFFIIIASERFKVSNVQLATEIQRMKKRFYFARSKIDDNIRAEKRKKGFDEEKTLDKIRQDCIRGLQENGVVSPTVFLISSHELCHYDFPLLEETMERELPKHKRHVLLLSLPNITVKINQRKKEALQANIWKMALLSGAVAAVPIPGLSVAVDVTILVKEISRYYEAFGLDDASLQNLSEKMEVPVEELKAVLKSPLNKEISADVVIKLLTKAAGAGVMVVEYWLSTIPVLGSMAAGGLSYATTYHMLKSCLNELADDAQNVLMRALQTEV from the exons ATGGATGATGACTGGGTTGATATTAATGATGAGGAAGTCAAGGAGATCAGAGAGGCATTGGAGAACCAAACCTTGGCTTCCGCAGCTGCTAAGATCCAGAACTATTGCGAGCAGCTTGATCACGTGGAACTGAACATTGCTGTCACGGGAGAGTCTGGCTCTGGCAAGTCTTCCTTCGTCAACGCCCTCCGGGGCCTCGGGGATGAGGAGGAGAACTCGGCCCCGACTGGTGTGGTGGAGACCACCATGGAGCCCACCGCGTACCACCACCCGAAATATCCCAACGTCAAAGTGTGGGACCTCCCTGGGATCGGGACGCCCAACTTCAAAGCAGACGAGTACCTGCAGCAGGTTGGGTTCAATCGCTACGACTTCTTCATCATAATCGCGTCAGAGCGTTTCAAAGTCAGCAACGTGCAGCTGGCCACTGAGATCCAGCGAATGAAAAAGAGGTTCTATTTTGCGCGCTCGAAAATTGATGACAACATACGCgcagagaaaaggaagaagggCTTTGACGAGGAGAAGACGCTGGACAAAATTCGACAGGACTGCATCAGAG GACTCCAGGAAAATGGGGTGGTGTCTCCCACGGTCTTCCTCATCTCCAGCCACGAGTTATGCCACTATGACTTCCCGTTGCTGGAGGAGACGATGGAGAGGGAGCTGCCCAAGCACAAGAGACAcgttctgctgctgtcacttcCCAACATCACCGTGAAAATCAACCAGAGGAAGAAGGAGGCCCTGCAGGCCAACATATGGAAGATGGCTCTTCTGTCGGGCGCGGTGGCCGCTGTGCCCATCCCAGGCCTGTCCGTGGCGGTGGACGTGACCATTTTGGTCAAGGAGATAAGCAGGTATTACGAGGCTTTCGGCCTGGATGACGCCTCCTTGCAAAACCTCTCTGAAAAAATGGAGGTGCCCGTGGAGGAACTGAAGGCCGTTCTCAAATCCCCCCTGAACAAGGAGATTTCTGCAGATGTGGTTATAAAGCTGCTGACCAAAGCAGCCGGGGCAGGGGTGATGGTGGTGGAGTATTGGCTCAGCACCATCCCCGTCCTGGGCTCCATGGCAGCAGGGGGCCTTTCATACGCCACCACTTACCACATGCTGAAGAGCTGTTTGAATGAGCTGGCCGACGACGCCCAGAACGTCCTGATGAGGGCCTTGCAGACAGAAGTGTGA
- the LOC118784061 gene encoding interferon-inducible GTPase 5-like isoform X1, with translation MARLQTISEAEIQEMSSTLQSRLVTEVVAQVQGMLEQVNSTTLDIAVTGESGSGKSSFINAFRGVGDEDPEAARTGVTETTREAVAYMHPTMPTVRLWDLPGIGTPTFHPERYLQDVGLARYDFFIIVASERFRECHVTLARCVEQAGKKFYFVRNKVDNDLEASARRRGGKGFSKGDVLEKIRCNCEEGLRKSGVAKPRVFLLSCFQPQRYDFPLLQDTLERELEGHKRHVFLLALPNLTSAVLEKKRKALGGSVWRTSMAACLSAVTPGGAVRSTVPALMETLRSYQRSFGLDTDSLCRLANLTGKSYQELYREVRSTSGKELSLQSVEGMLSQVAVGQQVLAGFLENRVPVLGTITSGGVSFVASYFLLRSALKDLSEDAERVMHKALEGSGAESNDRQEDIPDPGDFY, from the exons ATGGCAAGATTGCAGACCATCAGTGAGGCGGAGATCCAGGAGATGAGCAGTACACTGCAATCGCGGCTGGTGACAGAGGTGGTGGCACAGGTACAGGGCATGCTGGAACAGGTGAACTCTACCACGCTGGACATTGCGGTCACGGGGGAGTCCGGCTCGGGGAAGTCTTCCTTCATCAACGCCTTCCGGGGCGTTGGTGACGAGGATCCGGAGGCTGCGCGGACTGGTGTGACGGAAACTACACGGGAGGCCGTTGCCTACATGCACCCCACCATGCCCACCGTCCGTCTGTGGGACTTGCCAGGCATCGGGACGCCCACTTTCCACCCTGAGCGCTACCTGCAGGATGTGGGACTTGCTCGGTACGACTTCTTCATCATTGTGGCGTCCGAGCGTTTCCGGGAGTGTCACGTGACGCTGGCCCGGTGTGTGGAACAGGCCGGAAAGAAGTTCTACTTTGTGCGCAACAAGGTGGACAATGACCTGGAGGCTTCGGCCAGGAGGAGAGGCGGGAAAGGTTTCAGCAAGGGGGACGTTCTGGAGAAGATACGATGCAACTGCGAGGAGGGCCTGAGGAAAAGTGGGGTGGCGAAGCCCCGGGTGTTCCTGCTCTCCTGCTTCCAGCCGCAGCGTTACGACTTCCCCCTCCTGCAGGACACACTGGAGAGGGAACTGGAGGGCCACAAGAGGCACGTCTTCCTCCTGGCGCTACCCAACCTTACTTCTGCTGTgctggagaagaagaggaaggcgCTGGGTGGGAGCGTGTGGCGGACATCGATGGCGGCTTGTTTGAGCGCTGTgacaccagggggcgctgtccGCAGTACTGTTCCTGCACTGATGGAAACTCTGCGGTCCTATCAGCGCAGCTTTGGCCTGGATACTGACTCCCTCTGCCGTCTGGCCAACCTGACAGGAAAATCGTACCAG GAGCTCTACAGGGAGGTGCGCTCCACTTCTGGCAAGGAGCTCTCTTTGCAAAGTGTGGAGGGGATGCTCTCCCAAGTGGCTGTGGGGCAGCAGGTCCTGGCAGGATTTCTGGAAAACCGAGTCCCAGTGCTGGGCACCATTACCTCTGGTGGGGTCTCCTTTGTAGCCTCGTACTTCCTTCTGAGGTCTGCACTCAAGGACCTGAGCGAGGACGCTGAAAGGGTCATGCACAAAGCCCTGGAGGGGTCAGGTGCAGAGTCCAATGACCGCCAAGAGGATATTCCAGATCCAGGGGACTTCTACTAG
- the smg9 gene encoding protein SMG9 translates to MSESGHSQPGMYGQGRRRRRRRDREPGPPGQNLSGPGREREYVPRERRDGSEEPPGPVLQKTPIILAKPPGERTKPSQSAPISAPMEKPIMLIKTREEGGKPGTPPDVTPPAPGPGAAKLEREGQRPTQPVYQIQNRGMGSAASSSAVDPVIGQTKLLPPEKMKHSIKLVDDQMNWCDSAMEYLRDQTDMLVVGVIGLQGTGKSTVMSLLSANTPEEDQRAYVFRAQSQEIKERGGNQSSGIDFYITQERVIFLDTQPILSPSILDHLINNDRKLPPEYNLPHTYVEMQSLQITAFLFTVCHVVIVVQDWFTDINLYRFLQTAEMLKPSTPSASHDSTGSSGSDEGSEYYPHIVFLQNKAKRDEFCPRNLKKMHMAVDKLMAHSHLKYKGTLSMLDCNIFPGLGRDYLETEVNLFLLPLLENEGEDALTRAGSATAPLFSLLPGYRGHPSFSSLVSKLRSQVLAMSRCQLSHTILTEKNWFHYAARIWDGVKKSSALSEYSRLLS, encoded by the exons ATGTCCGAATCTGGACATAGCCAACCTGGCATGTACGGACAGGGACGGAGGAGAAGGCGACGGCGAGACCGGGAACCCGGTCCTCCTGGACAGAACCTGTCTGGTCCGGGACGTGAGCGGGAGTATGTCCCCCGAGAGCGCAGG GATGGCAGCGAAGAGCCACCTGGTCCCGTTCTTCAAAAGACCCCCATCATACTCGCAAAACCCCctggagagagg ACCAAGCCCAGTCAGAGCGCCCCGATAAGCGCGCCCATGGAAAAGCCAATCATGCTTATTAAAAccagggaggaaggagggaagcCGGGGACCCCTCCTGACGTGACCCCTCCAGCCCCTGGCCCCGGCGCTGCCAAGTTAGAGAGGGAGGGCCAGCGTCCAACCCAGCCTGTGTACCAGATTCAGAACAGGGGCATGGGCTCAGCTGCATCCAGCAGTGCAGTAGACC ctgtgattggccagACCAAGCTCCTCCCTCCTGAGAAAATGAAGCACAGCATCAAGCTGGTGGATGACCAGATGAATTGGTGTGACAGTGCTATGGAG TATCTGAGGGACCAAACGGACATGCTGGTTGTTGGCGTTATCGGCCTGCAGGGAACAGGCAAATCCACAGTCATGTCACTGCTGTCGGCCAACACACCGGAAGAGGACCAGAG ggcATATGTGTTCAGGGCACAGAGTCAAGAGATcaaggagagagggggtaaCCAAAGCAGCGGAATTGACTTCTACATCACCCAGGAGAGAGTCATCTTCTTGGACACACAG CCCATTTTGAGTCCCTCAATTTTGGATCATCTCATCAATAATGACCGCAAGCTGCCACCAGAGTATAATCTTCCTCATACTTATGTGGAGATGCAG TCTCTGCAGATCACTGCTTTTCTCTTCACTGTGTGCCATGTGGTGATTGTGGTGCAGGACTGGTTCACTGACATCAACCTCTACAG GTTTCTCCAGACCGCAGAGATGCTGAAGCCGTCGACACCCTCCGCCAGTCATGACAGCACGGGCTCCTCTGGCTCCGACGAGGGATCGGAGTACTACCCCCACATCG TGTTcctgcagaacaaagccaaGCGAGATGAGTTCTGTCCACGGAACTTAAAGAAGATGCATATGGCGGTGGACAAGCTGATGGCACACTCCCACCTCAAGtacaaag GCACTCTGTCCATGCTGGACTGTAACATTTTCCCGGGCCTGGGGCGGGATTACCTGGAGACCGAGGTTAACCTtttcctgctgcctctgctggaGAATGAGGGGGAGGACGCCTTGACAAGAGCAG GGTCAGCCACTGCCCCACTGTTCTCCCTGCTGCCTGGGTACAGAGGGCACCCCAGCTTCTCCTCGCTGGTCTCCAAGTTACGCAGCCAAGTCCTGGCCATGTCCCGCTGCCAGCTTTCCCACACCATCCTCACTGAAAAGAACTG GTTCCACTACGCGGCCCGGATCTGGGATGGGGTGAAAAAGTCCTCGGCACTCTCTGAATACAGTCGTCTGCTTTCATAG